From a region of the Flavobacteriales bacterium genome:
- a CDS encoding protein-L-isoaspartate(D-aspartate) O-methyltransferase encodes MKDSYRHQGLRRRMVRTLKAKGLTDERVIQAVTNVPRHYFVDNAFVEHAYEDKAFPIAAGQTISHPSTVAIQSQLLDLDPGMKVLEIGTGSGYQAAVLIAMGARLVSIERQRLLYQKTKPLMSRLGYRAKFFYGDGYKGKEAYGPYDRILVTCGAPWVPDALVHQLRPGGILVIPVGEGEVQDMHKYIKTSQGELKEEIHGEYSFVPMLNDRSESR; translated from the coding sequence ATGAAAGACTCATATAGACATCAAGGTCTTCGAAGGAGGATGGTCCGAACACTGAAGGCCAAAGGATTGACCGATGAGCGGGTCATACAGGCCGTTACAAATGTTCCTAGACACTATTTCGTGGACAACGCCTTTGTAGAACATGCCTATGAGGATAAAGCCTTTCCCATAGCAGCAGGCCAGACCATATCTCACCCGTCTACAGTGGCGATCCAGAGCCAGCTTCTGGACCTCGACCCAGGCATGAAGGTGCTGGAAATCGGCACCGGAAGTGGATATCAAGCAGCCGTGCTGATAGCCATGGGAGCCCGATTGGTGTCCATAGAGCGTCAGCGATTGCTCTATCAGAAGACCAAACCACTGATGAGCCGACTCGGATATCGTGCTAAATTCTTCTACGGAGACGGATACAAAGGAAAAGAGGCCTACGGTCCCTATGACCGCATCTTAGTGACCTGCGGTGCTCCGTGGGTTCCTGACGCATTGGTCCACCAACTGCGTCCTGGTGGCATCCTGGTAATACCCGTGGGAGAAGGGGAAGTACAGGATATGCATAAGTATATCAAGACCTCACAAGGTGAGTTGAAAGAGGAGATTCATGGTGAATACAGCTTCGTGCCTATGTTGAATGACCGAAGCGAAAGCCGTTGA
- a CDS encoding Gfo/Idh/MocA family oxidoreductase, translated as MQNKQLRIGVLGAGHLGKIHIKILKQSPSYELIGFYDPNPAVSAKTQAELEVKAYQDMDMLLDDVDVVDIVTPTLSHFDCAIKGLRKFKHLFIEKPITNTLDEAKQLRKLAEEAGTKIQVGHVERFNPAYQAVAERLDRPMFIETHRLAQFNPRGTDVPVVLDLMIHDIDIILHVTRSNVRSVHASGVNVISETPDIANARIEFENGCVANLTASRISLKNMRKSRFFQRDAYISVDFLEKVSEVVSMAEIEGEPDPFAITMDPGNGKPLREVTFDRPEVEPNNAIGDELEALAQAIHTDTEPPVTAEDGYMALSIAHRIMEQIERRSMK; from the coding sequence GTGCAGAACAAGCAATTACGCATCGGAGTGCTGGGTGCAGGGCATCTAGGCAAGATCCATATCAAGATACTCAAGCAATCCCCGAGCTATGAACTGATCGGATTCTATGATCCCAATCCGGCTGTGAGCGCTAAGACCCAGGCAGAACTGGAAGTCAAAGCCTACCAGGACATGGATATGCTCTTAGATGATGTGGATGTAGTGGATATCGTGACCCCGACTCTCAGCCATTTTGACTGTGCGATCAAGGGGCTCCGTAAGTTCAAGCATCTATTCATCGAAAAGCCCATCACGAATACGCTAGATGAGGCCAAACAACTGAGAAAACTGGCCGAAGAAGCGGGCACCAAGATCCAAGTAGGACATGTAGAGCGGTTCAACCCGGCCTATCAAGCGGTGGCCGAGCGATTGGATCGGCCCATGTTCATAGAGACCCACCGTTTGGCACAATTCAATCCCAGAGGCACCGATGTTCCGGTGGTCCTGGACCTGATGATCCACGATATCGACATCATTTTACACGTGACCCGCTCCAATGTACGCTCGGTACATGCTAGCGGGGTGAATGTGATCAGCGAAACACCTGATATCGCCAATGCACGCATCGAATTCGAGAATGGATGCGTGGCCAACCTGACCGCGAGTCGCATCTCTCTCAAGAACATGCGGAAAAGCCGATTCTTCCAGCGGGATGCCTATATCAGCGTGGATTTTCTGGAGAAAGTGAGTGAAGTGGTCTCGATGGCCGAGATCGAAGGTGAGCCGGATCCATTTGCCATCACCATGGACCCGGGCAATGGAAAGCCCTTAAGAGAAGTAACGTTCGACCGACCGGAAGTGGAGCCCAATAATGCCATAGGTGATGAACTCGAAGCTCTGGCACAGGCCATCCATACAGACACAGAACCACCAGTGACCGCTGAGGATGGCTACATGGCCTT